The Spirulina subsalsa PCC 9445 region GGGTGTTAAATAGCACCAGATAGGGATCAAAATCTTCACTCTCTAGACGAATCCGCACCCGTTGCCCTGCCTCTCCTGGAAAGGTGTAAAGATCATAAAAACTACCGTCTTCTAGTTTAGCATCACTCTCTTCAATCCGTCCTTGCTCATTTAAAATAGGGTTCGCCTTGACTACATTCTCCCCCACAACAGCAATCATTAGGCTTAAGAGGCAAGATAACCCCAAATAAATATAAAAGCGGCTCTTTGTGATCATGATCCTTTGCTCGTTAACTTGTCATCACACCCTATTATACGCTTCATGGCAATTTCCTACACCCTAAACGCCCTACCCTCTCAGCAGAGTGTGTTAATCTCTAGGAGATGGTTTTAGGAATAAACCCAATGATGTTTTCTCTGGCACGACAAAACTTTTATAGCGAAATCAAAAAAAACGAAGCTGAACTAGATTTAGCCAAAGCCGCCCTATATATTGCTCAAGAAGAATATGATTTTCTTGAACCGGATGTTTATTTGGGGGTTCTAGATAATATTGCTGCTGAATTGAGAGAACGATTACCGGATAAGCAATACCCCCTAAAGATGATTAGAATTATCAATAAGTATCTCTATGAGGACTTAGGATTCCGAGGAAACAAGGCCGATTATTATGATCCCCGTAATAGTTTCCTCAATGATGTTTTAGATCGTCGCTTAGGAATTCCAATTAGTTTATCTTTACTTTATTTGGAAGTTGCCAAGCGGCTAAATTTTCCTATGGTTGGCATCGGAATGCCCGGACATTTTATTCTCCGACCTGAATTTGAAAATGTCGGCATTTTTATTGATCCCTTTGAACAAGGTAATATTTTATTTGAACAAGATTGTCAAGACATTTTATCAAAACTTTACCAACAGTCTGTTATCTTGCAACCTGAATTTTTACACCCGATTAGTAAACATCAGTTTTTAGCCAGAATATTAACAAATCTTAAGTTTATTTTTCTGAATCGACAACTATTTTCTAAGGCTGTGGCCACGATTGATCGGATTTTATTGTTATTTCCTGAGAACTATGGGGAAGTGCGAGATCGGGGATTATTGTATTATCAATTGAATGAATGGGGGCTGGCTATTCAGGATTTAGAAGAGTATCTCACCCAAGTGCCTAATGCTCCTGACGCGTTGATGATTGAAGAGTTTTTAAATCAAATGCGGTAAAATGGACTCGTCCTAGAATCAGGAGGGGGGAAACCAGTGATGATTGAGGGCTTATTGCATCCATGCAATTAATCTTGTAACTGATAGAGGGTTTCGGCGACTCGTTTTAGGCGGCGGAGTTGGGCTTTCATGTCTTCTTTGGTTAGGGTGGCGGCAAAGGTGTTAAAGCCCCAACGGACGAGGGGATTGGGGATTTCAAATTCAAAGCGGTTGAGGAGTTGGGTTCCTTCGGGGGTGGGGGTACATTCCCAGCGATCGCGCCCTCGGAAAAAGCCGTCGAATTCCCACACCACTAACCCCGGTTCTCGTTCCACTACGGTATTTTTGAGGGTGGGTTGTAAAAAGGGAATCTGGATAATAAACCGACTACGACTGCCTAATTCGGTACTCCATTCCCCCATCGGTTCACAGCGTAGGGCGGGATTTAACCAGCGCTGCATGAGTTCCTGTTCCGTCACACAACGTTCTACGACAACGGCGCTGGCTCTAATACTAATCGATTGCTCAAAAACTTGGCGTGCAGACATGGGACGGGATAACAGACGGTTGGTTATGGGTATTTTATCTAAATTTGATGGTTTTTGGCGGAAACTTCGGTATTATTCAAAGTAGCAGGGGTTTTTAAGTGTTGCAGTGACCCCTGTAGATGCAGAATTCAGGTATATACCATGATACTGACCATTAGCAGAACTCTCGTGAGCCATGCACCTCCTGTGTTGGCACAGGCTTCTCCTATGCCCACTTGGGTGGATGAAACCCTGTCTACGGTGAGTTCTAACCTTGGTACTTCTTTAATTACGTTGGTTCAGGCGATCGCAATTTTAGTGGTGGGTTGGATTATTGCGAGCTTGGCGCGTCGTATTACCTACACCATCTTACATCGCACCGAGATTGATAATAAAATTGCCGCTTGGATGACGGGGGGAGATACTTCCTTCCCCATTGAAAAATGGATTGCAGGGGCCATTTACTGGCTGATTATTCTCTTTGTCATTATTGCCGCCCTCAGTGTTCTGAACTTAGAACAGGTTTCTAACCCCTTAGAAGCCCTGTTAGAGGAAGTGACGCGCTTTTTGCCTAAAGTGGGTGGGGCGGCCATTCTCTTGGGCCTAGCGTGGCTGTTAGCAACGCTGACCAAGTTGATTGTTGTCCGAGGATTACGCGCTACTCGTTTAGATGAAAAGCTGGGGGAACAAGTGGGTAGTTCCCCAGAAGGTGGGGAGTCTTTGCACCTCACGGAAACTCTGGCTAATGCCTTGTATTGGTTTATTTTCCTCTTGTTTTTGCCCTCGATTCTCAGTACCCTGCAATTAGAAGGAACGCTGGTTCCGGTGCAGCAGTTGGTGAATCAGGTGTTGGGGGTTTTACCCAATATCTTAGCGGCGGTGTTGATTGGCGGCATTGGCTGGTTAGTGGCGCAAATTGTCCGTCGAGTGGCGACGAATTTATTGGCCGCTTCGGGTTTAGATCGCATGGGGGAAGGGTTCGGTTTTTCCTCTGCCACGGGACAACGTTCTCTGTCTTGGATTCTGGGCACCTTAGCCTATATTTTGGTGCTGATTCCGGTGTCCATTGCGGCACTCAATGCGTTACAGATTGAGGCGATTTCTCAACCTGCGATCGCCATGTTGGAACAGATTTTAGCGGTGCTGCCCAATATCTTTATGGCGGCGATTGTGCTAATTCTGGGCTATGTGGCGGGGAAATATCTGTCGGATCTGGTGACCAGTTTGTTGGTGGGGTTAGGGTTTAATCATCTCTATGAATGGTTAGGGTTTGCCTCTCCTGCGGCGCCTCCCCAAGATATTAACCCGGAGGAACAAACAACACCCCCAAATGAAACGATTCCGGTTCGCACTCCCTCGGAAATTGTGGGGATGATTGTCTTCGTCGCGGTGCTTCTTATTGCCGCACTAACGGCGGTGGATATTTTACAGATCAACGCTTTAACGGGCTTGGTGGGCGGTATTATGACCATTGCCGGGCAGGTGTTGGCGGGGGCGGTGGTGTTCGCCATTGGCCTGTATTTCGCCAATTTAGCCTATAACTTGATTGCTAGTTCCGGTAATCGTCAGGCTTGTTTAGTGGGCAATGCGGCGCGCATTTCGATTATTACCTTGGTGTCTGCAATGGCCTTACAACAAATGGGAATCGCCCCGAATATTGTTAATCTGGCGTTTGGTTTAATTGTGGGTGCGATCGCCGTTGCTTTTGCGATCGCCTTTGGTTGGGGAGGTCGTGATATTGCCGCCGAACAACTCCGCCAATGGTTAGAATCCTTCAAGCGGGATTAATTGAAGGGGGGGAGTTAGAAGTTGGCAATTGGGAATAGCAGTAGGGGGAATCATGAATTCCCCCTACACCCCAAACTTCCCGATTATCCGCAATTACAGCCCGGATGACCACAGCCATGAGATCCGTCGGTGTGACCGTTGGCACAAGCTTCACCACAATAATATTTTCCGTCTTTCTCAATCGCTTTGTCGGGACTCACCATACATTCACAGGTACTACAAGCACATTTCACTTTTTCTAAGGTGGCTGCCATGTTAGTTCTCCTTCTTGCGAATATCTGAACAGCTATTCATATTTTAGCTCAAAAGTCTGAACAGGTGTTCAGATACTGTTCAATTTTCCTTAAGGTCTGGGGAAAGGTCTTGTCCTGCGATATCGGGGAGTTCGGGTTATCCTAGAGAGGGGGCAAACCTTTTTCCCCCAGTGAGTAACCGGAAGGATCGGCTACAGTATAGTATTTTTGTTTTTGTTTCTCAGAGTGGAAAACCGATGTCGGATCTTAATAGGGCCTTGATAGATGACCTAGAATGTGAGTTACCCCACCCCCTCGCAACAGATCATTTAGCGGAATTAGGGCAGGGGGTGTTAGACCCGGAAAAAGCCCAACGGATGGCGGAGTTTTTTAGTTTTTTGGGGGATCCCAATCGTCTGCGCATCCTGTCGCTGCTGGCACAAGAGGAACTTTGTGTCTGTGATTTGGCGATCGCCTTAACCATGAGTGAGTCAGCCGTATCCCATCAACTGCGTACCTTACGGGCAATTCGCTTAGTGCGTTACGAAAAACGAGGCCGTAAGGTTTTCTACCGTTTGGCCGATCATCACATTTTAGATCTCTATCAAGCGGTGGCTGAACATCTGGATGAAATTGATTAGACTGCATTGACCCCAAAATAGTCAATAATCCCACCCAAAAAATAGTCAAAAAAAACCTCCTCAAGGAGGAGGGCATTTCCGTTTCTATCTAGGGGATTTTTTCGCTTTAAACTCAAGATACTAAAAGATTGTGCAATTTTTGTGACAGTCCGACAGTTTTTCTTCAATTTAGCTGAATTCCCCAGAATCCCTGCACTCTAGCGTTAGCGCAGCCCGACACACCCTTGACACCCAAGGGAGGTAAAACAAAGTCAGCATCCTCTTCAAATATTAGTTTTTATTTATAAAATCCGTCTTTTATATTTGTTATTTGTAATAACATTAAGAATTAATACAAAAATAAGTCAACTTTTAAACTAAGATTTGACCAAATTTCAAGGGTTCTGGTACTCTTGACAAAGAGAATAATCCAGAGGCAGTTTCTTTAACTTTATGAAATTCTAAAGAAAATATAAAAAACATAGGCTAAAACCCTTATTCCACCGTACAATCCACCCGAAATTAAATACCTGATAGACCCGCTATATCACTTTCCGCACTCCTACTTGACCCCAATTTAACAAAAATGTTGCGGAATTCCCCTTCCTCGCTTGCAGGGAGGGGATGGATAACAACCCAGTAATAAACTGAGCGACAGCGAATCCTTAGATAAAATCCTTAGATATAGCAGGAGTCAGGAAAATTAGGACATCGAATGCGTTTGTATCCGCACCAAGCCAGACCAAGATATTGTCCTAACGGCTCAGGCGTTTGCTATAATATGTTATACTGTTATCGGCAACGCCGTTTCTCGATAATGTATAAGGCTTACAAGTATCGTATCTATCCTACTAACGAGCAAAAAGTATCCCTGGCTAAGGCGTTCGGATGCTGTCGTTGGTATTGGAATTTGGCCTTAGACTTGTGCCAGAAAACCTATATTGAGACGGGAAAAGGATTGTCCCGGGGATATATCCAAGGCCTATTACCAGGACTAAAAAAGGAGTATCCTTGGTTAACAGATGCCTACTCCCAATCCTTGCAGGTGGTTGCCCTTAATCTTTCTACTGCCTATAAAAACTTTTTTGAGAAACGGGCGCTGTCACCCCGTTTCAAGTCAAAGCATGGTCGGCAGTCTTTAAGTTATCCCGCTAACGTTAAGTTTGAAGGAGACTATCTCAAAGTACCGGGAAAAATTGGATTGATTTATTGCCGTCGTCATCGGGAACTTGAAGGGACAATCAAAACAGTTACTCTCTCCAAAAATCCTGATGGCAAATACTATGCTTCGGTGTTAGTGGATGACGGGAAAGATGCCATTAGCCCATCGGTTGAGGGCAAAGCCATTGGCATTGATGTTGGACTAACTCATTTTGCCATTACTAGCGATGGGTCTAAGTACGACAACCCTCGCCATTTTGCCAAGCATCAGAAAAACCTAAAGCGTAAGCAACAAAAGCTATCGCGTAAACAAAAAGGTAGTAAAAATCGAGCTAAGGCGAAACAAAAAGTCGCCAAAGTTCACAGTAAAATTGCCCATTGTCGTGAGGACTTTCTACACAAGCTATCCCGCAAGATAGTTAACGAAAACCAAGTAATTGCTGTAGAAAATCTGAACGTCAAAGGGATGGTAAAAAACCCTAAACTAGCCAAGGCAATTAGTGATGTGGGTTGGGGGATGTTTACCACTATGCTTAAATATAAAGCCGAGTGGGAAGGCAAAACCTATATTGAAGTTGACCGCTTTTTTGCGTCTTCAAAAACTTGTCACGTTTGCCTTAATCGAGTGGATAGCTTACCGTTAGAAGTTCGGCAATGGGAATGTCAAAATTGTGGCACTCACCATGACCGTGATATTAATGCAGCACAAAACATTAAAAATGAAGCCTTGCGGATATTGTCGTTGGGAACCAGCGATACGGCCTGGGGAGGGAACGTAAGACAACCTGGCAAGATTTCGGTTTTGCTAGATGTTCCATTGAATCAGGAAGCCCCATCCTCGCCAACGGCAGGGTGGGGTAGTTCACGCTAAGTATAATTGCTCATCATCGTCATGGGTATTGACAATATAACAAATCTGTGCATTATATTCCGTTTCTAAAAATTGTGCGGATTGTTATGGTCCTCTTCAGAAGACAATAACAAGCTAGAGATAAGACATAGCTTGATATTCGGTTTTTTCGCTGCCAAAAACAACAGATGATCAATAGGGGAAAAAGCTGGTTTTCTGAACTAACTCATCCTTAATGGGGTTCACCAATATCTAGGAGTTAGTTCAAGCATCATGGATCTTCTATGAGATGGTGAAAGCTAGAACGTAAATAAGTGTTAAGTTTCTCTCTTAATCTTCTCTCTTTCCTAGACAGTTCCATGCTAAAAGTGTCATCATCAATGAAAAGGGGATTAGATTAAGTTGGGGATCCACTCAATCCCATACACTATCCTGGTATATTTTTTTCTTTTGAGCATCTGCTAATGCGAATCAGCGTATTACCGTTCTGAATTAGGGAAATTCCTTAAATCAGTGCTGTATTTTTATTCAGACAAGGAACAGAACTATGACCTATTCATCTCCCTTAGAAAGCCTAGAGATTCCCTTAGAACGAGATGTTTTTCTGCGGACTTTAATCCGCGAACTGGCTGGCACCCTACAAAGTGTCGTCGGTTTAGAAGAAGCGTCTGGCTTTATTAGTGTAGTCGGTCAAGCTATGGGTCGAGCCATTGACGAGGATTACAAATCTGCTCTCCAAGTCTCCAAACTCTCCCGTGAGCAAGTGACCCAAGTCTTAATCGACCTAAAACGACGGATTCAAGGTGATTTTTATGTCATTGAAGAAAGCGACGAAAAAATTGTGTTTGGCAATCGAGTTTGTCCCTTTGCCGAAAAAGTATTAGAGCGTCCTTCCATGTGCATGATGACCTCTAATGTTTTTGGCTCCATTGCAGCCGATAACCTAGGCTATGCCAAAGTAGAATTACAAGAAACCATCGCCCAAGGTCATGATGGCTGCCGAGTGGTGGTTTATCTTCAACTGACAGAAGAAGCAGAAGATGCAGAAGGTCGGGAATATTTTGGCGCGTAAGAATTATGACACCTGAAGAGTTCCTAGAGTTTGCCCGCGTTTTACCAGAACCCCTGTTATTAGTCACCGTTCGAGGGGATATTTTAAATCTGAATCAACCTACTGCTAAATTACTCCAGCGCAACCGGAAAGACTTGCGCGGGGCGAGTTTATTTGACTTGGTAGAAGATGAGGTGGAGACTGTGCAGAATTATCTGCAAACCTGCGGTAGAAGTCGGCAACTAACTCTAGGCTCTTTAACCTTTACCCTGCCCGGAGAGGTTCTCATTTGCCGTGCAGAAGGGGGAGTCTTACAACCTGCTTCTGGGGACTCCCCCGCCTTAATTTTACTGCGCTTGGAGCAACGAGCCTCTGCGAATTTAGATTTTGCCGTTTTAAATCAAAAGATTGACGAACTCAGCGAAGAAATTCATCGTCGCAAACAGGTAGAATCAGAACTGGTGGAAAAAAATAGCCAGATAACTCATGCTTTGCAGCAACTAAAAACCACACAAATCAAACTCATTCAAACTGAAAAAATGTCCAGCTTAGGACAATTAGTTGCAGGAATTTGTCATGAGGTGAATAATCCTGTGAGTTTTATTCATGGCAATTTATCTCATGCTGAAGAGTATGTTCAAAATTTGGTTGAGTTAATTCGTTTATATCAGGAAGAGTATCCCGATGTACCCCCCCATATTAAGGAGTATCAAGCAGAGGTTGATCTTGATTTTATTCTCCAAGATTTAGATAGTTTACTGGGTTCAATGCGTATGGGAACCCAGCGTATTTTAGAAATTGTTCAATCCCTGCGTAACTTCTCCCGTCTAGATCAATCCGAGGCTAAAGCCGTGGATATTCACGACGGTATCGAAAGCACATTGTTGATTTTGCGCAACCGTTTAGGGACACCTTTACGAGGTTCTCCGATTGAGGTCATTCGGGACTATAACGACTTGCCTTTAATTCATTGCTATCCCGGTCAACTAAATCAAGTGTTTATGAATTTGATCAGTAATGCCATTGATGCGTTAATTGAAGCAGATATAGCGCGCAATAGTGACGAGCTTGAACAGTATCCTGCTCAACTGTACATTTCTACAAAACAGGTTAATTCTGAGACAATAGGTATTACGATTAAAGACAATGGCTTAGGCATTTGTGAGCAAGTCTGTCCGCATATTTTTGATCCGTTTTTTACGACCAAACCTGTGGGGAAAGGGACAGGATTAGGACTTTCAATTAGTTATAAAATTATCACAGACCTCCATCAAGGGCAATTAATCTGTCATTCTGTTCCGGGTCAAGGTTCAGAATTTAGGGTAGAAATTCCTGCCCGTCAATATTCCTCTGCGGCTCAACCCGAATCCACTCGGAGAGGATCTAATCTGCTTCCGACCCAACCTGAATCTAGTCAGATAGGCTCTAATCTTTTAGTCGGTTAATAGGGCTTGCTGAATAATTCCGAGAGTTGGTGGGAGCAGGGGAGAGGGAATAGGTAATAGGTAATGGGGAATACTAATTAATTCCCGATTCCCCTGTTCCCTATTCCCTAACCTTGATGACTGAGGGAATTTGATGGAGAATCTCCTGCACAATTTGCTCAGGGGTTTGTTCCGGTTCGAGGGTGATTTTGAGATCCGCTTGAGCATAAAAACTCTGACGTTGTTCTAAGAGTTGGCTTAAACGGGCTGGGAGGTTTTCGACTTCTAGTAAGGGTCGGGTAGTATCTCCTTGTAATCGTTGGACTAACAGGGAAACGGGGGCATCTAACCAGATAACTAAACCATTTTGGAGGTAACTCCAATTGCGGGGACGGATGACGATTCCTCCCCCGGTTGCGATCGCGCATCGAGTATAAGCGCAGACTTGTTCCAACACCTGACTCTCTAAATCTCGAAATGCTGCCTCTCCCTCACAGGCGAAAATCTCAGGAATCGTCGTTTGAGCCACCTTTTCAATTAGGCTATCTGTGTCCAAAAAGTGATAACCCAATTGACGGGCTAAACCTTCCCCCACTGTACTTTTCCCACAGCCCATCATCCCCACAAGAAACACACTCATTCCTTTTAATAATTCACCCACCACTGTTAATTTTTCTCCTACTCTTTATTCCCTATTCCCCATTCCCTGTTCCCTGTTCCCTAAATCCAATCCTCCTCATCCGTTGAAGAGTCAGGGCGAAACGGTGGTGTAATCACCCGATAATCCGCCTCATAAATATTATCAGTTTGGCGGGCGGGTTCTTCGGCAGTCGGTTGAGAAGTTCTTTCCCCGTACTGTTGACGGTAAACGGTTCCCTCTTTTTGGGTTTGGGGGGGAGGCTGGGGGACTTCATAACTGGGGGGAGGGTTGCGATAGTCCTCACGGGGAGGCTGGGGGACTTCGTAACTACGGGTAGGGTCGCGATAGTCTTCACGGGGTCGAGGACGGGGAATGGTGCGTTCACGGGGAGGTTCTTCAATATCCCACTCCTCCTCCCCCGGTGCGTCCCAATCTTCCGAGAGAGGTCTGTCCCAGCCATTGCTATCCTGAAGGCGGGTTTTTGCTCCTTCTGAGGCGTTTTCCGACTCTCGATACCGGGGAGCCGGTTGAGGGGGGGTACGGGGTCTAGAAGAGGCGGAAACGGGGCGATAGTTGAGGATTTGTAAAAGGATGCTGGTTAAAATTCCGGCTGCGATCGCCAACACCAACCAAATAGCCACCGGAAGAGATGCCGTCGTAGACCCAAACAGCACCAACGGCAACAGAGGGACCCAATTTTGAGCCACCAGCAAGACTAACCCCAAAACCAGTAACAAGAGAACAAAAATCTGCATCAATCCTCCCCCTTTCCTTGGTTCATGCCCCCCTGCCAACGTTGGAGGGGAACACAATCTATCTCGAACTGGTCTAACGCCCGGGCTACCACAAAATCCACTAAATCCTCAATGGTTTGGGGGTGATGGTACCAAGCGGGAATCGCTGGCACAATTCGCGTTCCTGCTTCAGCGAGAGTCGTGAGATTGCGCAGGTGAATCACACTCAAAGGAGTTTCCCGAGGGACAAGCACCAACTTCCGCCCCTCCTTTAACTGTACATCCGCCGCTCGTTCCAGTAAATCGGAACTTAACCCTTGGGCAATTTTTGCCACCGTACTCATGCTACAGGGAATCACCAGCATTCCCAACGTGGGGAAAGACCCACTGGCAATCGTAGCCCCCACATCTCCCCAACGGTGACAGCGTAACACCCCCTGACTGGGATTTCCTGCCTGTTCTCGCCAAAAAATGGCTTGTTCCTCTGGGTCTGGGGGCATTCGGATATTATGTTCTGCTTGCCAAACCATATAGGCCGCTTTTGAGGCAACAATATCTAGGGTATAGTCGGCACTGAGGAGATATTTAATCGCC contains the following coding sequences:
- a CDS encoding flavin prenyltransferase UbiX, producing MKPLTLGISGASGLIYAVRAIKYLLSADYTLDIVASKAAYMVWQAEHNIRMPPDPEEQAIFWREQAGNPSQGVLRCHRWGDVGATIASGSFPTLGMLVIPCSMSTVAKIAQGLSSDLLERAADVQLKEGRKLVLVPRETPLSVIHLRNLTTLAEAGTRIVPAIPAWYHHPQTIEDLVDFVVARALDQFEIDCVPLQRWQGGMNQGKGED
- a CDS encoding mechanosensitive ion channel, whose product is MILTISRTLVSHAPPVLAQASPMPTWVDETLSTVSSNLGTSLITLVQAIAILVVGWIIASLARRITYTILHRTEIDNKIAAWMTGGDTSFPIEKWIAGAIYWLIILFVIIAALSVLNLEQVSNPLEALLEEVTRFLPKVGGAAILLGLAWLLATLTKLIVVRGLRATRLDEKLGEQVGSSPEGGESLHLTETLANALYWFIFLLFLPSILSTLQLEGTLVPVQQLVNQVLGVLPNILAAVLIGGIGWLVAQIVRRVATNLLAASGLDRMGEGFGFSSATGQRSLSWILGTLAYILVLIPVSIAALNALQIEAISQPAIAMLEQILAVLPNIFMAAIVLILGYVAGKYLSDLVTSLLVGLGFNHLYEWLGFASPAAPPQDINPEEQTTPPNETIPVRTPSEIVGMIVFVAVLLIAALTAVDILQINALTGLVGGIMTIAGQVLAGAVVFAIGLYFANLAYNLIASSGNRQACLVGNAARISIITLVSAMALQQMGIAPNIVNLAFGLIVGAIAVAFAIAFGWGGRDIAAEQLRQWLESFKRD
- a CDS encoding SirB1 family protein; the encoded protein is MMFSLARQNFYSEIKKNEAELDLAKAALYIAQEEYDFLEPDVYLGVLDNIAAELRERLPDKQYPLKMIRIINKYLYEDLGFRGNKADYYDPRNSFLNDVLDRRLGIPISLSLLYLEVAKRLNFPMVGIGMPGHFILRPEFENVGIFIDPFEQGNILFEQDCQDILSKLYQQSVILQPEFLHPISKHQFLARILTNLKFIFLNRQLFSKAVATIDRILLLFPENYGEVRDRGLLYYQLNEWGLAIQDLEEYLTQVPNAPDALMIEEFLNQMR
- a CDS encoding PPC domain-containing protein → MITKSRFYIYLGLSCLLSLMIAVVGENVVKANPILNEQGRIEESDAKLEDGSFYDLYTFPGEAGQRVRIRLESEDFDPYLVLFNTQGEKLADADDISPENWNAELEYLLPDDGIYQVIVNSYNPEGRGAYSLVIYIEPKTSNYELE
- a CDS encoding metallothionein: MAATLEKVKCACSTCECMVSPDKAIEKDGKYYCGEACANGHTDGSHGCGHPGCNCG
- a CDS encoding ATP-binding protein, which produces MTPEEFLEFARVLPEPLLLVTVRGDILNLNQPTAKLLQRNRKDLRGASLFDLVEDEVETVQNYLQTCGRSRQLTLGSLTFTLPGEVLICRAEGGVLQPASGDSPALILLRLEQRASANLDFAVLNQKIDELSEEIHRRKQVESELVEKNSQITHALQQLKTTQIKLIQTEKMSSLGQLVAGICHEVNNPVSFIHGNLSHAEEYVQNLVELIRLYQEEYPDVPPHIKEYQAEVDLDFILQDLDSLLGSMRMGTQRILEIVQSLRNFSRLDQSEAKAVDIHDGIESTLLILRNRLGTPLRGSPIEVIRDYNDLPLIHCYPGQLNQVFMNLISNAIDALIEADIARNSDELEQYPAQLYISTKQVNSETIGITIKDNGLGICEQVCPHIFDPFFTTKPVGKGTGLGLSISYKIITDLHQGQLICHSVPGQGSEFRVEIPARQYSSAAQPESTRRGSNLLPTQPESSQIGSNLLVG
- a CDS encoding ArsR/SmtB family transcription factor, whose product is MSDLNRALIDDLECELPHPLATDHLAELGQGVLDPEKAQRMAEFFSFLGDPNRLRILSLLAQEELCVCDLAIALTMSESAVSHQLRTLRAIRLVRYEKRGRKVFYRLADHHILDLYQAVAEHLDEID
- a CDS encoding SRPBCC family protein, which produces MSARQVFEQSISIRASAVVVERCVTEQELMQRWLNPALRCEPMGEWSTELGSRSRFIIQIPFLQPTLKNTVVEREPGLVVWEFDGFFRGRDRWECTPTPEGTQLLNRFEFEIPNPLVRWGFNTFAATLTKEDMKAQLRRLKRVAETLYQLQD
- the tnpB gene encoding IS200/IS605 family element RNA-guided endonuclease TnpB; amino-acid sequence: MYKAYKYRIYPTNEQKVSLAKAFGCCRWYWNLALDLCQKTYIETGKGLSRGYIQGLLPGLKKEYPWLTDAYSQSLQVVALNLSTAYKNFFEKRALSPRFKSKHGRQSLSYPANVKFEGDYLKVPGKIGLIYCRRHRELEGTIKTVTLSKNPDGKYYASVLVDDGKDAISPSVEGKAIGIDVGLTHFAITSDGSKYDNPRHFAKHQKNLKRKQQKLSRKQKGSKNRAKAKQKVAKVHSKIAHCREDFLHKLSRKIVNENQVIAVENLNVKGMVKNPKLAKAISDVGWGMFTTMLKYKAEWEGKTYIEVDRFFASSKTCHVCLNRVDSLPLEVRQWECQNCGTHHDRDINAAQNIKNEALRILSLGTSDTAWGGNVRQPGKISVLLDVPLNQEAPSSPTAGWGSSR
- a CDS encoding shikimate kinase, producing the protein MSVFLVGMMGCGKSTVGEGLARQLGYHFLDTDSLIEKVAQTTIPEIFACEGEAAFRDLESQVLEQVCAYTRCAIATGGGIVIRPRNWSYLQNGLVIWLDAPVSLLVQRLQGDTTRPLLEVENLPARLSQLLEQRQSFYAQADLKITLEPEQTPEQIVQEILHQIPSVIKVRE
- a CDS encoding methanogen output domain 1-containing protein; the encoded protein is MTYSSPLESLEIPLERDVFLRTLIRELAGTLQSVVGLEEASGFISVVGQAMGRAIDEDYKSALQVSKLSREQVTQVLIDLKRRIQGDFYVIEESDEKIVFGNRVCPFAEKVLERPSMCMMTSNVFGSIAADNLGYAKVELQETIAQGHDGCRVVVYLQLTEEAEDAEGREYFGA